The Ziziphus jujuba cultivar Dongzao chromosome 7, ASM3175591v1 genome includes a region encoding these proteins:
- the LOC112492471 gene encoding LOW QUALITY PROTEIN: uncharacterized protein LOC112492471 (The sequence of the model RefSeq protein was modified relative to this genomic sequence to represent the inferred CDS: inserted 2 bases in 2 codons; deleted 1 base in 1 codon; substituted 6 bases at 6 genomic stop codons) gives MLASRYFSWLDTMELKTEIEKXLGRSKTEAYSNLLRGYLSLKICKLEFCKLCIGTIGKEYFHLYNHLIRSILKNAXIAGSLSVKVSNGCQRTSLQSLYRDFSQSLXKGRTTNLRDRKFRDXLSPLGPHRKGHSIIACEDSIPKIQEQXSTTELLSMGSRPPCSVKDGKEVKQAAGGPSFHGKSPVIAPIGLPQNAKRTRKLLFRGSTPIAHFXACHSDGELPDTSSLKKRLEHKLEVEGFXIFGDFSDSSNSSLDDFLKRLIKPCVELASSRFKDKNIDRGHFQFPSVPGSASXMELNLLILGEACPTTLEKVCLHASEDSPAK, from the exons ATGCTGGCAAGTCGATATTTTTCTTGGCTAGATACTATGGAGCTGAAAACTGAGATCGAGAAGTAGCTTGGGCGATCAAAAACAGAAGCATATAGTAATCTTCTAAGAGGATATTTGAGTCTAAAAATTTGCAAGCTTGAGTTTTGTAAACTTTGCATTGGTACAATAGGGAAAGAATATTTCCATCTGTATAATCATCTTATCAGATCTATTCTAAAGAATGCATGAATAGCAGGTTCTTTGAGTGTT AAAGTGTCAAATGGATGCCAGAGAACTAGCCTTCAATCACTATACAGAGATTTTTCCCAATCGCTCTGAAAGGGGAGAACCACAAATCTTCGTGATCGCAAGTTCAGGGATTGATTGAGCCCCCTTGGGCCTCACAGGAAGGGTCATAGTATTATTGCATGTGAAGATTCAATACCTAAAATTCAAGAACAATAAAGTACTACAGAACTACTATCTATGGGTAGCAGACCCCCTTGTTCTGTGAAAGATGGGAAAGAGGTTAAACAAGCTGCTGGAGGCCCCAGCTTCCATGGTAAGAGTCCAGTTATAGCTCCTATTGGCCTCCCACAAAATGCTAAAAGGACAAGAAAATTGTTGTTTAGAGGATCAACACCCATAGCACATT AGGCTTGTCACAGTGATGGAGAGCTACCTGATACAAGCTCTTTAAAGAAGAGGCTAGAGCACAAATTAGAGGTGGAGGGATTCTAAATCTTTGGAGATTTTTCTGACTCGTCGAATTCTAGCCTTGATGATTTCCTGAAGAGATTGATAAAGCCATGTGTAGAACTAGCTAGTTCAAGATTTAAAGACAAAAACATAGACAGAGGACATTTTCAGTTCCCAAGTGTGCCCGGTTCTGCGT CTATGGAGCTGAACCTTCTGATACTTGGAGAAGCTTGTCCAACCACACTTGAGAAGGTTTGCTTGCATGCTTCAGAGGACAGCCCTGCAAAGTGA
- the LOC107424909 gene encoding LOW QUALITY PROTEIN: peroxidase 51 (The sequence of the model RefSeq protein was modified relative to this genomic sequence to represent the inferred CDS: deleted 2 bases in 1 codon), whose product MGKLSYILLVWSLSLCLLCLFPIPSSAQLKQNYYANVCPNVESIVRNVVKTKFQQTFVTVPATLRLFFHDCFVQGCDASVIIASAGGNTAEKDHPDNLSLAGDGFDTVIKAKAAVDAVPACKNKVSCADILAMATRDVIALSGGPSYAVELGRLDGLSSTSASVNGKLPQPTFNLNQLNSIFAAHGLTQTDMIALSAAHTLGFSHCSKFANRIYGNPVDPTINKTYVGQLQAMCEDVDPRIAINMDPITPRKFDNVYYKNLQQGLGLFTSDQILFTDQRSRPTVNAWATSSTAFEKAFVTAMTKLGRVGVKTGKNGNIRRDCGAFN is encoded by the exons ATGGGCAAGCTGAGTTATATTCTACTTGTGTGGTCGCTTTCTCTTTGTTTGTTGTGTCTCTTCCCTATTCCCTCTTCAGCGCAACTCAAACAAAATTACTACGCCAATGTTTGCCCCAATGTTGAATCCATTGTTAGAAATGTGGTCAAGACCAAATTCCAACAGACTTTCGTTACTGTTCCTGCAACTCTCCGTCTCTTTTTCCATGATTGTTTTGTCCag GGCTGCGATGCTTCGGTTATAATTGCTTCTGCTGGAGGAAACACTGCAGAGAAGGACCACCCTGACAATCTATCATTAGCCGGAGATGGTTTCGATACAGTGATCAAAGCCAAAGCCGCAGTCGATGCAGTTCCTGCTTGCAAAAACAAAGTCTCTTGCGCTGATATTCTTGCTATGGCAACCAGAGATGTCATTGCACTG TCTGGTGGGCCATCATATGCGGTTGAGTTGGGAAGATTGGACGGACTGAGTTCAACCTCTGCAAGTGTAAATGGAAAGCTTCCACAACCTACTTTCAACCTCAACCAGCTCAATTCCATCTTTGCAGCCCATGGCCTCACTCAGACTGACATGATTGCTCTCTCAG CGGCGCACACCCTTGGATTCTCTCATTGTAGCAAGTTTGCGAACCGGATTTACGGAAACCCAGTCGACCCCACCATAAACAAAACTTATGTGGGTCAGCTCCAAGCGATGTGC GAAGATGTTGACCCAAGGATAGCCATCAACATGGACCCGATCACCCCTAGAAAATTTGACAACGTCTACTACAAGAATCTTCAACAAGGTTTGGGTCTATTCACTTCTGACCAAATCCTCTTTACGGACCAAAGATCTAGGCCCACTGTCAATGCATGGGCCACCAGTTCTACGGCCTTTGAGAAAGCTTTCGTCACTGCCATGACCAAGTTGGGCCGGGTCGGAGTCAAAACCGGTAAAAATGGGAATATTCGTAGAGATTGTGGtgcttttaattaa
- the LOC107424941 gene encoding scarecrow-like protein 32 encodes MMQFTEIPPPLLHHTSPLFSNQTLMNKNQIHRTRPWPGFPSSKALGNFGDANCMEQLLVHCANAIESNDATLAQQILWVLNNIAPADGDYNQRLTCGFLRALIVRAARSGSCTMLAAMANANNMTNLTIHTHKFSVIELASFIDLTPWHRFGFTAANAAILEAVDGYSIIHIVDLSLTHCMQIPTLVDAIASRHEVPPRVKLTVAGATEDVPPMLDLSYEELGSKLVNFARSRNVILEFQVIPSSYSEGFANLIEQLRMQHLVYAESGEALVINCQMMLHHIPEETLSSSSSSSSIDPNSGLSSYGFESSSSSASITSLRTMFLKSLRSLEPTIVVLVDEDVDLTSNNLVCRLRSAFNYLWIPYDTVDTFLPKGSKQRQWYEADICWKIENVIAHEGLQRVERIEPKSKWVERMRNANFRSLSFGEDAVLEVKTMLDEHAAGWGLKREEEDLVLTWKGHNVVFATAWLCA; translated from the coding sequence atgaTGCAATTCACTGAGATTCCACCACCGTTATTGCACCACACGAGTCCATTATTTTCCAATCAAACACTTATgaacaaaaatcaaatccaCCGAACTCGACCATGGCCTGGTTTCCCTTCCTCAAAGGCACTAGGAAACTTCGGAGACGCCAATTGCATGGAACAGCTACTCGTTCACTGTGCCAACGCAATCGAAAGCAACGACGCAACTTTGGCCCAGCAAATTCTCTGGGTCCTAAACAACATAGCTCCTGCTGATGGGGACTACAATCAGCGTCTCACTTGCGGCTTTCTTCGAGCACTTATCGTGCGCGCTGCTAGAAGCGGAAGCTGTACAATGCTCGCCGCCATGGCAAATGCAAACAACATGACCAACCTCACCATTCACACCCATAAGTTCTCCGTCATCGAGCTCGCCAGCTTCATCGACTTGACTCCCTGGCACCGCTTCGGATTCACCGCCGCCAATGCCGCCATTCTTGAAGCTGTGGATGGTTACTCGATCATCCATATCGTCGATCTCAGCCTCACGCATTGCATGCAGATTCCGACCCTTGTAGATGCCATTGCTAGCCGCCACGAGGTACCTCCTCGGGTTAAACTCACCGTTGCCGGCGCCACCGAAGACGTGCCGCCGATGCTCGACCTTTCTTACGAAGAATTGGGATCGAAGCTCGTCAATTTTGCTCGTTCGAGAAACGTAATATTGGAATTCCAGGTGATTCCTTCGAGTTACTCGGAAGGTTTTGCAAACTTAATAGAACAGTTAAGAATGCAGCACTTGGTTTATGCTGAAAGCGGTGAAGCTCTCGTCATAAACTGCCAAATGATGCTCCATCATATTCCTGAAGAAACTCTCTCTTCCTCCTCATCCTCCTCCTCCATTGATCCGAATTCGGGTTTATCATCTTACGGTTTcgaatcttcttcatcttcggCCTCAATAACCTCTCTAAGGACGATGTTTCTGAAATCGCTTCGGAGTTTAGAGCCTACTATTGTTGTTTTGGTTGATGAAGATGTGGATTTGACATCGAACAACTTGGTTTGTAGATTGAGATCGGCCTTTAATTACTTATGGATACCATACGACACCGTAGACACGTTCCTTCCGAAAGGAAGCAAGCAGAGACAATGGTATGAAGCCGATATTTGCTGGAAGATAGAGAATGTGATCGCTCATGAAGGTCTTCAGAGGGTGGAGAGGATAGAGCCAAAGAGCAAATGGGTTGAGAGAATGAGGAATGCAAATTTTAGAAGTCTTAGTTTTGGTGAAGATGCGGTTTTGGAGGTGAAGACTATGCTTGATGAACATGCGGCTGGTTGGGGTttgaagagagaagaagaagatcttGTATTAACATGGAAAGGACATAATGTTGTGTTTGCCACAGCTTGGTTGTGTGCTTGA